GTTTAGAAGCAGTAATGGCAACACGTGGTCACTAATTCTCAAGGAGTGCTTGAAGACCATTCAAGCAAATAATGAAACGGTCGTGCAGTATCTGAGATCCATACAAGATCTGGGAAGCTCCGCAACTACGAGGCATCAAAGAAAGGTGGACAATCTCGATTATATGTACGAGAACGGAAAGTTGATAAATACCAACGAAAGGCTTTTCGGGAACCGACCCTCTATGATGACGCCATCGAGGGATAACGATTTGTTGGATGGATCGCCAAATAAATTTAGAGTAAGGACGGACGACAGCGTGTTGCTTAACCGCggaaacaagaaaaggtCTAGTTCTTCATATTTGCAAAATGACTTAGATGAAACGAGACAAACTTTCAATGGCTCTATATTCACTCACGAGACCACATTCATGACCGCCATGCGTCTAATATTcaagaagctgaagaattCCATAATgtcatttatttttccctCTTACGCTGAAAGACAACTgtatgatgaagatgataattACGAAATATTACCTAGCAGCTCCAACAAGGCCCAGATTTCCATAATTGATATATGGTctatttccaagaaaagacAAGCCGAAAAACTGATTCCACTACCCATATGCCACGCCAATAGCTTGGTAGCACTCACGGGACTGCTGATTAAATCAAGGGCAGAGGACCCGAAGGGTGGTATCATTGCGTCCGTCGGAgatattctcaaaattttggaaagatcCATTTGTGCACTGGGTGAATTTGCCGATTGGGATCCAGAATCCATGGCATACACCGCCTTCCATGCACAGAGAACAGCCCAAGACAGGGTCCAACACGACAGTGAGGACGAGGGTACTGTGAATGACACAACGGACATGATCAGTGTCCTCTACCAACTGTCCACAAGTGCCTTTATGGAAATTGTGCTCGAGTACAATATCGCACTGAACGACGTCTATTTAGATGCAGACGTGGCCAAACTGGCGAACTGGTTTCTAGAAGTATATACCACAAGCGCTTCCGCAGCTATATAATTCAATTCAAACGGGGACTCCATTTCTCCCACCTCTTGTAAAATAAATACAGTAATATAACTCATGCCAAGTTTGAGCAGAATTAGCCATTATACTTCTCGTTTCCGGGTAGCGAATTAAGGAGGGcccttttttgttttaagagtagtaataataacagAAGCATCAAGAAGAGCAACAGTGGCTTTCTATCGGGTTGAGTTTATTTCCTGATGATGGAGAGGGTAGTATCAACGCTATATATTCAGGATGTCGCGTATGCCCTCTAGTTTTGATGTCACGAAGAGGGAATTGGATGAGATGCCCTTTGGTGAAAGGATTATTTATCATTGTAAAAAACAGCCATTGGTGCCCATTGGATGCCTATTGACCACAGGCGCTGTTATTCTAGCGGCTCAGAACGTTCGTATTGGTAATAAATGGAAGGCTCAGTACTACTTCCGTTGGCGTGTGGGTCTTCAAGCGGCTACATTAGTCGCGCTGGTCGCAGGTTCGTTCATTTATGGAACTTCTGGTAAGGAATTGAAGGCAAAGGAGGAACAGTTGAAGGAGAAGGCCAAGATGAGAGAGAAGTTATGGATTCAAGAATTGGAGAGAAGGGAAGAGGAGACAGAAGCCAGGAGGAAAAGGGCTGAGTTGGCAAGAATGAAGACTTTTGAGAATGAGGAGGAAATTAAGAACTTGGAAAAGGAATTAGGTGACCTGGAAAAGAAGcttggaaagaaataatcTAGCCCTTCCTTTCACTGTATATGACTCTGAAATGAATGCAGAGAAGGAACAGCAAGCTCGCGCTGCTATGTTTCATGATGCCATGACCATTAAGCAAGgaaaataacaataaactAACAATGTACATAtgtgatttttttatttagtTTAGCTATCActtaaaaaatatttataaCACTTTGATCAACACATCTATCTTCCTAAAATATCCAATACGTGGTggtttttcctttgtgaATACGTAACGGTAATTGTCGAATAGTCGGTGCaacttccaaaaaaattaaac
The window above is part of the Saccharomyces kudriavzevii IFO 1802 strain IFO1802 genome assembly, chromosome: 13 genome. Proteins encoded here:
- the NDC1 gene encoding Ndc1p (similar to Saccharomyces cerevisiae NDC1 (YML031W); ancestral locus Anc_5.574), which produces MIQTPRQLLNPRCKYHTIFSDVCKTRFNHLVTRLFFICSIFQTVGISLLALPYLPLWELALAFIPNVLVLNLVSLLIIVTRKNYMHVKNLGFANSLTFVLGQLLSLKFLVYQGVYFIGSFLLSFVLSAVFGRGSGSKPYYRLFIWVIVPTIYNVQHHVTDADKLSFNCENFFQAPQDYVLERLKKIFEKSIILSVASMFILPFFTIVILSSQTPGLFVSFTSGVASIINLLMISCIIFITFEFINIAFDAHMSIGCLHKGKLISNLSATPMETLLSGLSSDKAFTKLTAHQELAYRATSLDPSLRAPIYHSKFRSSNGNTWSLILKECLKTIQANNETVVQYLRSIQDLGSSATTRHQRKVDNLDYMYENGKLINTNERLFGNRPSMMTPSRDNDLLDGSPNKFRVRTDDSVLLNRGNKKRSSSSYLQNDLDETRQTFNGSIFTHETTFMTAMRLIFKKLKNSIMSFIFPSYAERQLYDEDDNYEILPSSSNKAQISIIDIWSISKKRQAEKLIPLPICHANSLVALTGLLIKSRAEDPKGGIIASVGDILKILERSICALGEFADWDPESMAYTAFHAQRTAQDRVQHDSEDEGTVNDTTDMISVLYQLSTSAFMEIVLEYNIALNDVYLDADVAKLANWFLEVYTTSASAAI
- the RCF1 gene encoding respiratory supercomplex assembly factor RCF1 (similar to Saccharomyces cerevisiae RCF1 (YML030W); ancestral locus Anc_5.571); amino-acid sequence: MSRMPSSFDVTKRELDEMPFGERIIYHCKKQPLVPIGCLLTTGAVILAAQNVRIGNKWKAQYYFRWRVGLQAATLVALVAGSFIYGTSGKELKAKEEQLKEKAKMREKLWIQELERREEETEARRKRAELARMKTFENEEEIKNLEKELGDLEKKLGKK